In Alnus glutinosa chromosome 7, dhAlnGlut1.1, whole genome shotgun sequence, the sequence TGTTCAGCAAAAAACATCAAGCATACTGACCACCTGCCATTTTGCCAGGTGGTATCTCTTCGAATTTAGAGAGGGGAGGTACATGAGGGAAGATATACCTCATACGGTCATTCTTAGCCCTCTCTGCCTGCTGTGCAGCCAAGCCTGCATGTCTTTCTgctatctttttcttcttccattgcATAAACAACTCAGGAGTCATAGGAGTTGAAGTTGTTAATTTTGCACGCTAAAgccaaaaacaaatattaagtTAGATGATGTGATCGGAAATGATAGTCATGACAGAACCATAAAGGCAACTGATAATCTGTAAGGTTCAGGCCTCTCTTTTTTATGGCCAGAATAATATACTCAGACTAGAAATCCTACTGTTTCTATGGGGATGACATGGCTTGCTCCAGAAAATTATATAATCACCTGATTTTCAATCTCCTCCTCAATGGGTATCTTTTTCAGCCTCTTCCTCTAACAGAGCTTTCATCTGAGATTTCAAAACATATCCAGGAGGAAGAGCATGCCTGTAATGGCAGTCTTTACCACCGTTTGGGCAGACCCAAAACCAACCATATTGTTTCTTCTCCACTGCTTCCAAAAAGTATTTACAGACCTGGAGGAATGACCAGAAATAAAAGAACATTCAATTTGAGCTCTTTAGAGCAAGTGTGATGTGAAGAGTGTCATATGTTGTGCAGACAGCCCTTATATTAACTAAAAGATCGCCAAATCAGCTGAATGTATATCGCCAATCTCACTCAAATCATGGCCATGAATCCAGTTAATCTTAGATGACAATGGATTTGCTTGATACGCAAATCACAAGTGTTTCCCTCTACTTCCTTAAACTTTTTTCCTCAAGTTTGTGTCCCACGTACACCAAACTGATGGGAAACAAAGTTGCCAATAATGATCCCTACTCGTAGAACTGAGATGGGATCGTTTATAGTTAAATTTGGGATTTCCAATAATGATCCCCACTTGCAGAGACGCAATGAGATCATTTATACTTAATTTGGAAAGGCCTATCAGCATGCTTTTAAATCTTTCCGCAACttgcttggaaaaaaaaaaaatcttttccaCAACTTTTTATCTATAATTTAACAATGGTTCTTTGATGTTTAAGATCTGATTTGTGAAAATGTCTCAATAGGATTCCTTTAAGGTTTGTCAGTTGATTTTAAACAGCTTCGtgtttccaaaatttatttattcatttttcaaacaaaaattacattTCCAACCAGTTGCTCTTTTCATCTCATGGTATTGGCTAATTACTAGACATGAAGTAGAGAATCAAAAGAAATGTGTTTTGGTAGCTCAACGGAATCgacccccccacccccaacctcccaaaaaaaaaaaaatgaatatcaatttccttttttctcaaAGGTAACCAAAGTATGACCAAATTTGTTTTGTGCTTAACAAGTGAGATACTATTATCATGACAAACAATATCAACCCTTCATTTCTAAAGGGTGCTATTATTTCTATAGTTGCCTCTTTCATTTCTGTGCGCTGAAGAATCCCAATGGATATGGGCATGCAAGAGCTATGGAAGCAACAAGAAAATATCTGGCAATAATATTTCCCAATCACCAATATTCCCCAGAGTTTCCTAGTTTTCCTAATACTATCAGTAGAAAAGCTCGACATCAAGCACCAAGACTCCAAGAACGGACAGAAAAATTGCGAAAATGTCCATCACTCAGATTCAACAAACAAATTAGTTTACACACCATACAAACAAATCATAGAGAAAACTTACAATATCAGTTGGCTTGTTCTGCTTATACTCAGTTTTCTTTAATTCAACAACCTTCTCCAAAGTCTCTTGATCCCAGTCCTCCATCGTTTCTTTGAAAAGACAGATATCACATGATAGCCAGACTGAATTAAagaaatcaaagcccataaTTGCATTTGCATGGACACACTTTATTAAACTAAAGGTAGCAAAATCCACTGACACCTGAAGATGATAAGATTCCTATTCAATACCTTGGTCACGCTTATCGCTGTAAAGATCAATCTTTTCTCCCTTCCTCTGAACATTCAAATCATGTGAGAATTTGCATTTAAAACCTTTAGCACACTGACCCACTTTATAAAATTCACACAACATGGATTTGGGATCAACACCTGATCACATACCCGATTAGTACTTGATTGCATGCAAACCACAAAATGCGTATAACACAAACTTCATTTGTTGATGACATGCGGAAAAGAACCAAAGAGTAAGATGATTACCAAGTGGCACTTTGGGCTGACTGACAGCAATCTCGAACAAATCCTTCAGCTCCTTATCCTTGgccttctcttcctccttcttcttctgtttAATTATACAAGTCTTGTCAGCAAAATtccttttcaaataaatttatcATCTCTGTGCTTGCCTATCGAGAAATTACATTACtaacaaacaaatattttaaccaTCTAAAAAGTGTATGCCTCAACTATTTGAATTATTAGTACTAGGCCTAGCCAAGtggaatttctttttataaaatgaaaCTCTAAGATTCAGAAgcctaatttcttttctttggtgaATGAATTGACAGCACCCGTCCATTTGCTTCCTAGGCAACAACTTACGACGAAAATGGAAACAACAATCTCTGTCAGTTATTCATTAGCTCTAAATCGCCGTAGATTATATAGGAGTTAAGCGGTGTTCTGTCTTGTCAAATcctcaaaaaaagaaactaaatttAACGCCATTTTCGTTTGATTATTTCTGCTTAAGTTGATCACCAACTTacggaaaaaaataaaatagaagtataattttagaaattttatatCTAAAAAAATCTGATCAATCATAAATCTCGAAACTTAACAGAGAGCTAAAGATGTGAGCTTcttgtttttataaaaataaaacgcAGGGTAAATGGTATAATAAATCaatgaattgaagaaaaaaaaattgaagttgagAGATAAATATGGAACCTTAGCAGCGGTCTTGGCAGTATCAGGCTTGGGCTGCACGGTCTGCTTGAGGCTCTGGACATGCTTCTGGACGCTCTtgctcttgttcttgttcttgagCCCGAAGGTCTTGTCCTCTACGATCTTCTGCTTCTTCGCCAAATCGGCCTTCAACAGCTGCTTCGGCGGCATCTCTTATCGGCATCaaaaactttcttcttcttcttcttcttcttcttctttgaaatTTACGAAACCAAAAGGCAAAATCAAAATGTAGCTGCGTTGGGAAATCGATCTCACAATTCACGTTTGGAGGAGATGTACGGCAGTGGATAGAGAGCCGGGACTGGGGAGCTAAATCCAAAGGTGAATTCCCGGTTGTGCCCTTGATGCTTGCGAACGTGGACAACATTGAACTGAAATAACCGGTTGAATATCATCCAATAGAGGGattaacatatattaaaaaataacttcaatCTTGCCTATATACATGTCcgtaaataatatattttttttaatttttaaatgagtaatgttatttaataaattgttatactattgttatataattgaaatgacatgacagtaaaaattaacatttaaattacaaaaaacttgtaaaaaaataaaaattaataactaGTTTTTATTGCTACATTCTCTTATAAAACAAATCATATAACagtatactaaataatat encodes:
- the LOC133872283 gene encoding LOW QUALITY PROTEIN: zinc finger CCCH domain-containing protein 11-like (The sequence of the model RefSeq protein was modified relative to this genomic sequence to represent the inferred CDS: deleted 1 base in 1 codon), whose amino-acid sequence is MPPKQLLKADLAKKQKIVEDKTFGLKNKNKSKSVQKHVQSLKQTVQPKPDTAKTAAKKKKEEEKAKDKELKDLFEIAVSQPKVPLGVDPKSMLCEFYKVGQCAKGFKCKFSHDLNVQRKGEKIDLYSDKRDQETMEDWDQETLEKVVELKKTEYKQNKPTDIVCKYFLEAVEKKQYGWFWVCPNGGKDCHYRHALPPGYVLKSQMKALLEEEAEKIPIEEEIENQRAKLTTSTPMTPELFMQWKKKKIAERHAGLAAQQAERAKNDRMSGRELFLSDSSLFVDDAEAYEKYQRESGSDVAEQKVNDNSAGDGPRSSTNASDIAEDDDSDELDMDELNELEASLSKTSLQIQEPGTHT